A region from the Paenibacillus humicola genome encodes:
- a CDS encoding ABC transporter permease subunit, producing the protein MGDKNYRLEPTAFPWIYTITNIWKGFGFGSILYLSTISSIDPGLYESAKIDGANRWQQM; encoded by the coding sequence ATGGGCGACAAAAATTATCGACTGGAACCTACCGCCTTTCCATGGATTTATACGATCACGAATATTTGGAAAGGCTTCGGCTTTGGCAGCATTCTGTACCTATCCACGATATCATCCATCGATCCGGGACTCTACGAATCCGCCAAAATAGACGGCGCGAACCGTTGGCAGCAAATGTAG
- a CDS encoding response regulator transcription factor, which yields MKTADNSIKVLVVDGSEKTRSKLARLMANNSALALVGSVGSGYEAVTFAANNTPDVAVMDIEIESRLAGLYAMREIIKLRPNTKVIIYTVQNSDYYISNAFLFGACDYLIKGVSDPDLPDTIIRAAQNRSIIHPEAAEYLRKEYIQLKNAQENLAYTIQVILKLTPSEMEILNLLRSGMKYKEIAEVRFTEMTTLKTHISNLLKKFDKKSVVEMLETIEHTGFFSLVNNAK from the coding sequence ATGAAGACGGCTGACAACTCTATAAAAGTTCTAGTTGTGGATGGTTCGGAAAAAACGCGGAGTAAGCTCGCGCGCCTTATGGCTAACAATTCGGCTCTTGCTCTGGTTGGTTCGGTTGGCAGCGGGTATGAAGCGGTGACTTTCGCCGCCAATAACACCCCTGACGTTGCGGTAATGGATATTGAAATCGAGTCCAGACTCGCAGGGCTTTACGCGATGCGCGAAATCATCAAGCTGCGGCCAAATACCAAAGTGATCATCTATACGGTTCAGAATTCAGACTATTATATCTCCAACGCGTTTCTATTCGGCGCGTGCGACTACCTCATAAAAGGCGTATCTGACCCCGATTTACCTGACACCATCATACGGGCTGCGCAAAACCGCTCGATTATACACCCGGAAGCTGCGGAGTATTTGAGGAAGGAATATATCCAATTGAAAAACGCTCAAGAGAACCTTGCCTATACGATTCAGGTCATTCTGAAGCTCACCCCGTCGGAAATGGAAATCCTGAACTTGCTGCGATCCGGCATGAAGTACAAGGAAATAGCGGAAGTCCGTTTTACTGAAATGACGACATTGAAGACCCATATTTCAAACCTTTTAAAGAAATTTGACAAAAAGAGTGTGGTCGAGATGCTTGAAACCATTGAGCATACAGGGTTCTTTTCACTCGTAAACAATGCAAAATAG
- a CDS encoding SIS domain-containing protein, producing the protein MDQAMQQYHEMLREMYSYYRSQPTCMKGLLSKRKDIVGGFARFYTKQKPDRIYLIGSGSSLNACKAASEYMETILGVEITCAPPSTPPVIRGSRPLILAVSQGGKSSNTVALLKELRSGVPTVSFTAGVDNPVARMADVSVDISVGDETVGPKTRGVTGTVLCLYLATLEAALLNGNVNEAKYREEIGLLEETIGYGEQNLEACENFYRAHLDDLKTARHFLFVGKGPATAVGEEDALKVLETLCLPSAGYEFEEFLHGPSICIHEETALFLFNSGDKDSVRMRKMADIARKASKNSYMIDRTGSMQGDHILQLKSGDSKFMSPFVDIYFGQLISSLLTQELGIVRHPAIRSITSDMDTKTSDSGK; encoded by the coding sequence ATGGACCAGGCAATGCAGCAGTATCATGAAATGCTGCGTGAAATGTACAGCTATTATCGCAGCCAGCCTACCTGTATGAAGGGACTGCTTTCGAAAAGAAAGGATATCGTCGGAGGTTTCGCGCGTTTTTATACCAAACAGAAACCGGATCGGATTTACTTGATTGGAAGCGGTTCCAGCCTGAATGCCTGCAAAGCGGCAAGTGAATATATGGAAACGATCCTGGGGGTGGAAATAACTTGCGCGCCTCCCAGCACTCCTCCGGTCATCCGAGGTTCGCGCCCGCTTATTCTGGCGGTCTCCCAGGGCGGCAAGTCGTCAAACACCGTGGCTTTGCTGAAAGAACTGCGAAGCGGAGTCCCGACGGTATCGTTTACAGCTGGCGTTGACAATCCCGTTGCGCGCATGGCTGATGTGTCTGTAGACATCTCGGTGGGCGATGAGACTGTTGGCCCCAAAACCAGGGGGGTTACGGGAACGGTGCTTTGCTTATACCTCGCCACGCTCGAAGCCGCACTCTTAAACGGAAATGTAAACGAGGCGAAATATCGCGAAGAAATCGGACTGCTGGAAGAAACGATAGGATACGGCGAGCAAAACTTGGAGGCGTGCGAGAACTTTTACCGCGCTCATCTGGACGATCTGAAAACCGCTCGGCATTTCCTGTTTGTAGGTAAGGGACCGGCGACGGCCGTGGGCGAGGAAGACGCGCTAAAAGTGTTGGAAACGCTATGCTTACCCAGCGCCGGGTATGAGTTTGAGGAATTCCTGCATGGCCCCTCAATTTGTATCCATGAGGAAACCGCCTTATTCCTCTTCAATTCCGGAGACAAAGACAGCGTCCGGATGCGAAAAATGGCGGACATCGCTCGCAAGGCCAGCAAAAACAGTTACATGATTGATCGCACCGGTTCCATGCAGGGCGATCATATCCTTCAGTTGAAATCGGGAGACAGTAAATTCATGTCGCCGTTCGTGGATATTTATTTCGGTCAGCTTATCTCGTCGCTGCTCACCCAGGAGCTGGGGATCGTCCGCCACCCTGCCATACGTTCAATAACTTCTGATATGGACACGAAGACATCGGATTCGGGGAAGTGA